From Polynucleobacter ibericus:
AAGATAATTAAATTCCAAGGCTGATTAACAGCCAATAACTCCATGTAGTGGGTCATGTTCATTGTGCTTCTCCAAAATTTAAGCGTGACTAAACGTCACATATCAAGCTAACTTGTATTACGAAATTAACTTAGGCTTTTGGAGGTTTATAGATGAAGTTAATCATTGGCTGAAGAACCAATGACGAGCCCTTTGAAGACGGGGCTTGGGTAGAGACTGCCGATAACTCAATACTCAATATTGGAATAACTACCAAACCCAAACAGCACTGATAACTGTCGCCATGGCAGGGTTGATTGGTATCGTGAGACTTGCTCACCACCTCGTCACAATGATGAGCTGAGTTATCAGTAACTTGATACTGAGGCTGGTGTGCCGATAAATTAATAGGCATCACTGCCGCGTGAATCAAGCTGGCGAATAGACTAAAGCAAAGGGCGATACATATCCTTCTCATAATTCCATTCTACGCCCAACAAACGAAAAAACCACCCGAAGGTGGTTTTGGTGTTTCTTGATGGCCCGGGGCGGAATCGACCGAAGCCTAGGAACTCTCATCCTTGCGGAAAATGCTCAATATGAACTTCGCCCTGCCGTCCGAAATAACTCACATGCTTTCCAGTTATCCAAACGATGTATCCGACACAGCCGGCAGACATCGTTAACTTAAGAAATTCAGGATATCTCACCGCATCACTTTGAGCTCCGCGAATGGCTGAAACAATGCCATCTTTATTAAATGAATTTGGGATCTCCACCAGAGGCATCTCCATAGGGACAGTACAAACCTCATGGTTTGACAAATAATATGTTGTTGATTGGTTGCGATAATCAGCGAAATATGATTCGACGCCAACCTCAACCAAGCGACCCAATGCCTCTGGGAAGGTTAGAAGACCAGCATGAGATTGATGAGCACATTTTTCAATAACGTCTTTTATATTCGGATTCATAAGCAACCTCAAATTGATAGCTTGAATTATCTCGCCTCATAAATGAAAAAACCACCCGAAGGTGGTTTTAGTGTTTCTTGGTGGCCCGGGGCGGAATCGACCAGAGCCTGGGATGTTAAATTCTAATTAATTACATCTTAATAATCTGCCACGCACCTTCTGAGCGGCCATCACCAATCTTGTCCCCAGGTTTTGTATCCTTGGCATAGAAATACAAAGGCATGCCATTAAAAGCTAACTGCTTTTTGCCATCATCGCGTGTAACGATTGAATAGCCAGCAGAGACGGCAGGACTGCCATCAACTAGTAGAGGTGGCCAATTCGTTGCGCACATCCCATTACAAACTGACTTGCCTGAGCCGGCTACATCCTTGGTATAGATATACAAGGTCATGTTGTTGTTACCTGCTAAAACGCCATCGTTAGCCTTAGTAAAGGGGGCTAATGCTACTCCAGTCATTGACGCACAAGCGGCAAGAGTCACGGCTGCGACTAAGCCTATTAATACGGTTTTAATTCTATTCATAGTTGTCTCCTCTTATTCGAATCCATACTTTAAACCTAATTTATGTCTTTTGTTTTACACGAAATCTGTCAGTAGGCTCTGCATCTCAATAAATGCAATCTCATTTGCCAGATCAGATAGCAAAGCCATAAACTTCGTTTTCTTACCTTACGGAAAGTAAATCAGCTGATCCTATGTACTCTTTGAACTGCTTACACCAAATCAACACGCTGTTTACCTCTTCTGGGTTTTGCGTCTTTAAAAGATAGAATGCGGCACCATTGGGCTTTTTAATGCGACCAACCTCAATCTGCTGGGCACTGAACTCATCATTATCTTTAATGGCAGGTTTACTGCTGATATAGATGTGATAGTCCGGCCCAGGGCTGGACTTAAAGTCCTCGCTGGACTGTAAAAATAATTGATTGCCAACTTTGACTAACGACCACTCACCAGAGGAATTGTGTATCAAATCCTGTCCCTTAGCGTTTTTATCAATTTGTCCTCGCTTGAGGATTTCGCCTTCAACTTTTTGGTTGTCCTCAAAACGTGACTTAATATCTTGTGCGTGACCACGGATTGCGTCAAGAAGCTGGGCGCTTGCTGAAATTGGAAGCAGCAAGAAAACGCTTAAAAAGAGGATATTTAATTTATTCATCCAAAGCCTCATAAAGTAACTAGCATCAATATAGATCCTTTCACAATATTTGTCGTTTTAAACGACATCGACTGACGCAGGGATGTCTAATTGATTCGTCCTTTTAAAGGACGGTTCATGCTAGAGATATACGGCTCTAATGGCATCTACACCTGCCAAACCACAAATGAAAAAACCACCCGAAGGTGGTTTTGGTGTTTCTTGGTGGCTCGGGACGGAATCGACCGGGACCGAGGATGCCTACCCATTTGAATATTCTGGGTTAAAAGTTTGAAACAAGCTAATGCCTAGAAGGGCAATAAATGAAAGTAGCGAAAATGCGTTAATTAATTTCGCCTTTTTATTTACTGAATCTGCGTTCATAAACCCAACTATTGCCAAAAGAACACTCAACACTGCCAACTGAGAAAGGCTAATAAGCATTAGGGTTGCCAGATTCCAAAAACCTACAGCACCGGGAACTAAGTCTTGGTGAACAATATATTGCTCTTTTCCCGCGCCAAATACGCCTACGAAAAATGTACCGAGCCAGTTAGCCCAAAGAGACACATATAGAGAGATGGTTGCGATCTTTTTTGAAAACGGTGGCAAGGATAGTTGTGGCCACATCCAGGCAAAAGAAAAAAATACAAGGGCTTGTACAACACCAATCAGGTGGGCCTGTAGCAAGCCGATTTGTGCCATTGCGTAAGGCGAGTAAATGGGCGCCAATAAACCGCACATCAACATTAATAAACCTGATATTAAGAAATATCTATTAAATTGAAAATTCATTGCCGGCCTTAATGTTGAGTGTCGGATAGTGAAATATTAACTTAGATAGTCCAGCACCCCAAATGAAAATAGCCCAACAAGTGGGCTATTCTGTTTCTTGGTGGCCCGGGGCGGAATCGACCAGGGCCCAGGATGCTCGATCCAACCTCTAGACTACTTCCAACTGAGATTTAGTTTCTTATGAGTGGCCGCACAATCTCTCAAATAGAGATTGATTAGGCTTTGATATGGAATGCCCACCTCCTCTGATACAGACTTGAAGTAGCTCACTGAATCTTCATCTAGTCTTATGGTAATGGGCTTCTTGAGCATTGAAGCATATGGATTTTTACGAGCTTTTGAGAAATCATATTCTTTACGCATATTCGTAACCTTTAATAAGTTTTTATCTCTTTGGCAGTTGCCTTACGGGCTGAAATAATACGAATGACATTGCCCTCACTTCGATAACAATGGCAAACCAAAATTACACGTAGAGAATGGCTTACCCCTAACAAAATAAATCTGTCTTCATCTTCCGAATGATCAGGATCAGAAATTAGTTTGGCACTTTCATCATAAAACACAGATTTCGCTTCTTCAAAAGAAACGCCGTGTTTCTTCAGGTTAGCCGAAGCCTTTCTGGGCTCCCATTCAAATCGCAATGAAGTCATATGTACATTGTACATATATTAACTGGAGTAATCAACGGGGGTAAAAAGCTGAGCCACGGAGCTTCATCCCCAAGGTCAAACGAAAAAACCACCCGAAGGTGGTTTTGGTGTTTCTTGGTGGCCCGGGGCGGAATCGAACCACCGACACAAGGATTTTCAATCCTCTGCTCTACCGACTGAGCTACCAGGCCAAGACTTGGAATTATAACGAATTGGTTTGGGGTTCTATCAAATTACCTCTAGTTGCCTTTATTCGGTAGCTTTACCAATTCTTTGGGGTGGTTTACCCAATTAAATGGGTGCCTAGCTTTCGCCTTTATTGCGGGAGGTATCAATCCCCAAAGCCTTGAGCTTTCTATATAAGTGGGTACGTTCTAGGCCTGTGTACTCTGAAATCTTGGTCATACTACCGCCCATGATTTGCATTTGATGCTCAAAATACGCTTTCTCGAACAAATCTCTTGCTTCCCTGAGAGGAAGATCAAAGTAGGTTTTTGCGATTCCACTAATGTACTCACCCTCAGCGGGCGCCACAACTAATTCTACGGCCGCCTGCTTTGGCGCCGCCAAGGAATTTGAATTGGATTGAACGGCTCGCTCTTGTTCTGGCTCGACATATTTAGGAGAGCTCTCCAAAGCCTTGCTGACTGTCTTCAAAAGCTTTTGCAATGCAATTGGCTTTTCTAAAAAATTGAGTGCGCCAATACGCGTAGCCTCAACAGCAGTATCAATTGTTGCGTGACCAGACATCATGACTACTGGCATTGTGAGTTGTCCTGTATTGGACCACTCCTTCAATAGGGTAATTCCATCAGTGTCAGGCATCCATATATCTAATAAGACTAGATCAGGGCGCATCTGCTCACGGATAGTGCGTGCTTGAACAGCGCTCTCTGCGGCGTAAACAGTATGGCCTTCATCGGTGAGAATCTCATTGAGAAGCTCACGAATTCCCATCTCATCATCAACAACCAAAATACTAGCCATGCTTAGGCTGCCTCTTTTGCTAGATTCATAAACAATATTGACACTTGCGCACCAATCACTTCATCGCCCTGCATACGGTTCCGAATTTCAATTTTGGCTGAGTGGTCATCAATAATTTTCTTAACAACCGCTAAACCTAGTCCCGTACCTTTGCTCTTTGTTGTTACATAAGGTTCAAAGGCTCTTGCCAATATCTTAGCTGGAAATCCAACTCCACTATCACTTATTGTTAATCTCACAGCATTTTGAACCGCACTATTGTGTTCACCATAAGGTACCAGCTCCGTTTTGACCTCAACTGGACTGGTGGGATGAGGCCCTTCTAATGTCGCATCTTGAGCATTTTGTAACAAGTTATGGATTACCTGCCTTAACTGTGTAGGGTCGCCCATGATTTCCGGGCAATTGGGATCTAGCTTCGTACGCAAGGGACTGCCCTCATAAAGACCCAGAATTTCGGAGGTCAGCGTATTAATCGAAACCGGCTTTAATTGTGGTGTTGGTGTTTTTGCAAAATCCCTGAAATCATTCACCATTTCTTTCATCGCCTGCACCTGACCAATAATCGTTTCAGTGCTGCGATTAATCATTTCCTCTTGCTCTGGGCTCAATTTGCCAGCAAGCTTATGTTGTAGCCTTTCAGCTGAGAGCTGAATTGGCGTTAGAGGGTTCTTAATTTCATGGGCAAGTCGTCTTGCTACTTCGCTCCATGCAATCGATCTTTGCGCACTCACAACATCAGTAATGTCATCAAAAACCACCATACGTAAGTCACCAGTAAGCTCTGTTCCGCGAACAAATAATGTCACACCTAATTCATTTTCAAATTCATTCGTACGGTGCAGCTGAATTTGTTTTTGCCATACCGGCGCATTAGTCTGAGCAGGCTTTTGCTCCATCTCGCCCCCACCAACCACTGCAAGCTTCATGGTTGCAAAACCTTCTCTAATAGCCTCTTCAAACTCCAATAGCGCAGCATTGCTACTGAGGGGCTTTCCATCAAGTTGCGTGAGGTCTTGACCAAAAATACGATCTGCGCCTGCATTGCTAGAAACTACGTTGTAATTTTTATCAAAGATACATACGCCGGCAGTAAGGCTTCCTAGCACACGCTCCAAGAATGCCTTGGACTCTTGCAATGAGGTACGGGTATCAGCCAACTGTCTCGTCATGACATTAAATTGCCGTGTCAGCATACCTAGCTCGTCGCCAGTATCAAGCTCTGGCTTAGGAGACAAATCCCCTTGCGCTACAGCTTGTGTTCCCCTCAAAAGCATTAAGAGCGGGCGGGCAAGCTGCCGGCCCAACATTAGGGCAAGAGTAATAGCAACAAATACTGCGAAGAAAAGGGTGAGCGTCAATGTGCCAACAAACATTTTGCGCAAGCCAGTGCGCCCCAAAGCTTTCTCTTGATATTCACTATAGGCAGATTCCACAGCAAAAATATTTTTAGCCAGCGGAGTTGGAATGTAACGTACCAACTGTAAAAAATACTTATCATCCGCATCTTTTCCTGCATCCAATTTGCTGTGATTAGACTTTTTTCGAGTAATAGGAACTATGGCCCTGACACGGTATCCGCCCTGACCGCCATCCACCTCAATTTGATCTAAGAAGGTAATTCCCTTCTTTTTAAATGCCTCTGCAACGACATCAGCGCTAGGGGCAGGAAAATATTTTTTTGGCTTGACTTCGCTAGTGAAGATCAAATTACGCTGCATATTGAAAAGGCTAACCTCTTGAATGCCAAATTGGTTACGAATTTTCATAACTGCTGCGGCAACTTGATCTGAGGAAGCGCCTGAGGGGGCCTGCACAATCTGTTCGGCAATAAAATTTCCCTCGCCTAAGATCTCTTCTTGGGCCACTCGCAAAGTAACGCGCCCCAACTCTAGGCCCGAGTTAAGGGCCGTCTCTACTTTGACGTCAAACCAAGTCTCAATACTTCGAGATACGAACTGCAATGAAACGCCATACAAAATAAGACCAGGAACAATGCCAACCAATGCAAAAATCATTGCTAACTTTGCAATCAAACGTGTACCAAAGTGTCCTCGATACCAGCGCACTGCAATTACGCCGACTAAAGTCAAAATCACCAACGTAAGACAGATTCCAATAACCACATTAGCCGCATAGAGCCAAATAAAGTAGTTATCAAAAAATTCTGTATTGGATGAGGCAACTGCCAGTAAAACTAATAGTAATAAAGCAAATGCGCCGATTAACCCAATCGTGATTGGAACTATTTTCTTTCGCCAGGCTTTCGATGAAAAAAAGCTTGCGTCTAACAGGGCTGCAATCGGTCTCATCGCTTAACTAGATTGGGGCCATTTGCGGAAAATGGAAAGCGATACCAATCACTCGACACATTCCAATCACGGTTATTCAGTGCATTTACCTGAAATGGTTTTGGCAGCTTGCTAAGATCCAAAGTCATACGTAGGGCAGCCGTGTATGACTTGCTTGGGTCGAGCTGTGCGTTATCAATTACTCGCCATCCCCCAATGCTACCTACTGCCTGCAATGCTTCAGAAATAGTTTTGGCAGAAAATGAAAAGCCCTCTGAGGCAATTCGATATTGCTGTGTCAGTGGCTGATAAGACAAACGGGTTTGCCTTTGTACTAACGCGGACTTTTCATCGAACCAGTACCAACGTGATCGGGTTAAATCAAACTCGGTTTGGAAATAGAGAACTACCCCTTTTTGTACTGCATCTTCTAGGCCGGGGGATAGCTCAATCTGAAAAGTAGCATTGAGAAGCCAGTCGTTATCCGCCTTCTCCAATTCAAAGGATTTGATCTTGATGCCTTCTGCGCTAACGGTTGTTGAAAAAACGCCCAACACCATCAAAAACAAAAAGAGGAATTGTTTAATTCTTCGGCTCATGGCCCATTTTTCTTAAACAAAGCATAGTAAAAACCATCATTAAACTCACCGGGCAAAATTTGGCCTGGAGCGTCCAATCGTACCGCATCAGCGTGCTGCCCAGCAAACCAGGCGGCCTGTTCCTCACCTTCCTCAGGAAATATTGAGCAGGTTACATACAAAAGGGTACCTCCTGCATTGAGCATCTTCCACGCTTGAATCAAAATCGCGCGCTGTCTTTCTTGTAGCGCCTTGATATCTGCCTCCCGCCTCAGAAATGGAATATCGGGGTGACG
This genomic window contains:
- a CDS encoding DUF1398 family protein; the protein is MNPNIKDVIEKCAHQSHAGLLTFPEALGRLVEVGVESYFADYRNQSTTYYLSNHEVCTVPMEMPLVEIPNSFNKDGIVSAIRGAQSDAVRYPEFLKLTMSAGCVGYIVWITGKHVSYFGRQGEVHIEHFPQG
- a CDS encoding COG4315 family predicted lipoprotein translates to MNRIKTVLIGLVAAVTLAACASMTGVALAPFTKANDGVLAGNNNMTLYIYTKDVAGSGKSVCNGMCATNWPPLLVDGSPAVSAGYSIVTRDDGKKQLAFNGMPLYFYAKDTKPGDKIGDGRSEGAWQIIKM
- a CDS encoding DM13 domain-containing protein, with protein sequence MNKLNILFLSVFLLLPISASAQLLDAIRGHAQDIKSRFEDNQKVEGEILKRGQIDKNAKGQDLIHNSSGEWSLVKVGNQLFLQSSEDFKSSPGPDYHIYISSKPAIKDNDEFSAQQIEVGRIKKPNGAAFYLLKTQNPEEVNSVLIWCKQFKEYIGSADLLSVR
- a CDS encoding BrnA antitoxin family protein produces the protein MRKEYDFSKARKNPYASMLKKPITIRLDEDSVSYFKSVSEEVGIPYQSLINLYLRDCAATHKKLNLSWK
- a CDS encoding BrnT family toxin; translation: MTSLRFEWEPRKASANLKKHGVSFEEAKSVFYDESAKLISDPDHSEDEDRFILLGVSHSLRVILVCHCYRSEGNVIRIISARKATAKEIKTY
- a CDS encoding response regulator, coding for MASILVVDDEMGIRELLNEILTDEGHTVYAAESAVQARTIREQMRPDLVLLDIWMPDTDGITLLKEWSNTGQLTMPVVMMSGHATIDTAVEATRIGALNFLEKPIALQKLLKTVSKALESSPKYVEPEQERAVQSNSNSLAAPKQAAVELVVAPAEGEYISGIAKTYFDLPLREARDLFEKAYFEHQMQIMGGSMTKISEYTGLERTHLYRKLKALGIDTSRNKGES
- a CDS encoding sensor histidine kinase, which codes for MRPIAALLDASFFSSKAWRKKIVPITIGLIGAFALLLLVLLAVASSNTEFFDNYFIWLYAANVVIGICLTLVILTLVGVIAVRWYRGHFGTRLIAKLAMIFALVGIVPGLILYGVSLQFVSRSIETWFDVKVETALNSGLELGRVTLRVAQEEILGEGNFIAEQIVQAPSGASSDQVAAAVMKIRNQFGIQEVSLFNMQRNLIFTSEVKPKKYFPAPSADVVAEAFKKKGITFLDQIEVDGGQGGYRVRAIVPITRKKSNHSKLDAGKDADDKYFLQLVRYIPTPLAKNIFAVESAYSEYQEKALGRTGLRKMFVGTLTLTLFFAVFVAITLALMLGRQLARPLLMLLRGTQAVAQGDLSPKPELDTGDELGMLTRQFNVMTRQLADTRTSLQESKAFLERVLGSLTAGVCIFDKNYNVVSSNAGADRIFGQDLTQLDGKPLSSNAALLEFEEAIREGFATMKLAVVGGGEMEQKPAQTNAPVWQKQIQLHRTNEFENELGVTLFVRGTELTGDLRMVVFDDITDVVSAQRSIAWSEVARRLAHEIKNPLTPIQLSAERLQHKLAGKLSPEQEEMINRSTETIIGQVQAMKEMVNDFRDFAKTPTPQLKPVSINTLTSEILGLYEGSPLRTKLDPNCPEIMGDPTQLRQVIHNLLQNAQDATLEGPHPTSPVEVKTELVPYGEHNSAVQNAVRLTISDSGVGFPAKILARAFEPYVTTKSKGTGLGLAVVKKIIDDHSAKIEIRNRMQGDEVIGAQVSILFMNLAKEAA
- a CDS encoding DUF4390 domain-containing protein, with amino-acid sequence MSRRIKQFLFLFLMVLGVFSTTVSAEGIKIKSFELEKADNDWLLNATFQIELSPGLEDAVQKGVVLYFQTEFDLTRSRWYWFDEKSALVQRQTRLSYQPLTQQYRIASEGFSFSAKTISEALQAVGSIGGWRVIDNAQLDPSKSYTAALRMTLDLSKLPKPFQVNALNNRDWNVSSDWYRFPFSANGPNLVKR